A section of the Etheostoma cragini isolate CJK2018 chromosome 12, CSU_Ecrag_1.0, whole genome shotgun sequence genome encodes:
- the sgip1b gene encoding SH3-containing GRB2-like protein 3-interacting protein 1 isoform X4 has product MMQGLKKRTRKALGLRKRDKDADATSSPDKEGAGSRKKGNKKANGAPNGFYGEIDWDRYASPDVDEEGFSLRPGDEGDAASKAKQFFSSSDSEDDEDSKKKFKIRIKPLVPDSAKCVPPSMDELKASVGGLALSPSLKRSPRRSPGQIKRNLSCEEIARPRRSTPTPSPAPEMPSERLSQNVPAFFGLPSETKYARYDVVPTEVWGESRPCSESQLSRSFPTGAPPPLPPKNIPSRSHYGYSSDSAADLPNGRASRRSAPIYLNVLSPASYRGSPAPDLDDVFGPTDSTHTSEETMSPRWVIFTSNRPPPPDEPAPPPPPDSPPPDTPSSTPSTPCLSPGPPPNEPPPSPPLLSPGSPPPFTPPESPSSIVLGPPPPDEPAPPLPPDFSPSSSPPICFDHEAIDEEVLQFAEYSASPVPISPVPPLPAERRSPRPGVTSPLVLGCMGGKRTPEGAYLRDDIPDFVGSPRELTPSFRGTPPPLPPTTYRSIMSSPGPSSGSSPSSPARPTTPQSRGSLVPPPPPPRPSSRPKLPPGKPITDLTRPFSPPVSGSPPPFAPLARAESSSSISSIILQSASSTPTLGRDLNMSATGCSRGPSPLTMGPQDTLPVAAAFTETINAYFKGADPSKCVVKITGEMVLSFPAGITRHFASHPIQPILTFSISNYSRLEQILPNPQLLCCDSTTDSVDTKEFWVNMPNLMSHLKKVAEQKPQATYYNVDMIKYQVSAEGIQSTPLNLAVSWRGDSTNTDLRIDYKYNTEAMAAPVPLHNIQFLVPVDGGMAKLQAMIPPATWNPEQQTIQWKIPSLSHRSENGGVGALLGRFQMTEGPCKPSQLAVQFSSEGCTLSGCDIQLVGTGYRLSLIKKRFAAGKYLADN; this is encoded by the exons AAAAAGGCCAATGGAGCCCCAAATGGTTTCTATGGGGAGATTGACTGGGACAGATAT GCCTCCCCTGATGTGGACGAGGAGGGCTTCAGCCTCCGGCCCGGTGACGAGGGCGATG CAGCTTCCAAAGCAAAGCAGTTTTTCTCCTCCAGCGACTCCGAGGATGACGAGGACAGCAAGAAGAAATTCAAAATTAGGATCAAGCCGCTGGTGCCGGACAGTGCCAAGTGTGTCCCTCCATCTATGGATGAGCTAAAAGCCTCAGTGGGAGGCCTGgcactctctccatctctg AAGAGAAGTCCG AGACGCAGCCCG GGACAGATAAAAAGGAATTTATCCT GTGAAGAGATTGCCAGACCCAGACGCTCCACCCCCACACCAAGTCCTGCACCTGAGATGCCAAG TGAGAGGCTGTCGCAGAACGTTCCTGCCTTTTTTGGGCTGCCTTCAGAGACAAAATATGCCAGATATGATG TGGTCCCAACTGAAGTATGGGGAGAATCAAGACCATGCTCAGAATCACAGCTGAGCAGAAGTTTCCCGACAGGAG CCCCTCCTCCGCTTCCTCCAAAAAACATTCCATCAAGAAGTCATTACGGCTATTCTTCGGACTCTGCTG CTGATCTACCCAATGGAAGGGCATCTCGGAGGTCTGCCCCCATCTACCTGAACGTGCTGTCCCCCGCCTCTTACCGAGGCTCCCCGGCCCCTGACCTAGACGACGTGTTCGGCCCCACGGACAGCACCCACACCAGTGAGGAAACGATGTCTCCCAGATGGGTTATTTTCACCAGCAACAGACCGCCGCCGCCTGATGAGCCCGCACCCCCTCCCCCACCGGACTCTCCTCCTCCAGACACGCCCTCGtccaccccctccaccccctgtctctctccaggTCCGCCGCCAAATGAGCCCCCGCCTTCGCCTCCTTTGCTTTCTCCCGggtctcctcctcctttcacGCCACCAGAATCCCCCTCTTCCATCGTGCTCGGACCTCCTCCTCCAGATGAACCAGCCCCTCCCCTGCCTCCCGACTTCTCCCCCTCTAGTTCGCCTCCAATATGCTTCGACCACGAGGCGATCGATGAGGAGGTGCTGCAGTTTGCGGAGTACTCTGCGTCCCCTGTCCCCATCAGCCCTGTGCCCCCTCTGCCAGCAGAGCGGAGGTCTCCTCGGCCAGGAGTCACATCACCCCTGGTCCTGGGGTGCATGGGGGGAAAGAGGACTCCAGAGGGAGCATACCTGAGAGATGATATCCCAGATTTTGTGGGTTCACCCAGAGAGCTGACACCGAGCTTCAGGGGCAcgccacctcctcttcctccaaccACCTACAGGTCTATTATGTCTTCCCCAGGGCCCTCCTCCGGCAGCA GCCCCTCGTCCCCAGCCCGTCCCACCACGCCTCAGTCTCGAGGCAGCCTCGTccccccgcctcctcctcctcgacCGTCCTCGCGACCAAAGCTGCCCCCAGGGAAACCAATCACAGACCTG ACTCGGCCCTTCAGTCCTCCAGTTTCAGGCAGCCCCCCACCTTTCGCCCCCCTGGCCCGGGCAGAGAgctcttcctccatctcctccattATCTTACAGAGTGCATCGTCCACTCCAACCTTAGGAAGGGACCTTAACATGTCCGCCACAG GATGCTCCAGAGGACCCAGTCCGCTCACCATGGGACCCCAGGACACTCTGCCAGTGGCAGCTGCCTTCACAGAAACCATCAATGCCTACTTCAAAGGCGCAGACCCCAGCAA ATGTGTTGTGAAGATCACAGGGGAGATGGTGCTGTCTTTCCCTGCCGGCATAACCAGGCATTTTGCCAGCCACCCAATTCAACCCATCCTCACCTTTAGCATCAGCAATTACAGCCGACTGGAGCAGATCCTTCCCAATCCACAGCTGTTGTGCTG TGATTCCACAACAGACAGTGTAGACACAAAGGAGTTCTGGGTGAATATGCCAAACTTGATGAGTCATCTGAAAAAAGTGGCTGAACAGAAGCCTCAGGCAACATACTACAACGTGGACATGATCAAATATCAG GTGTCAGCAGAGGGGATCCAGTCCACTCCTCTGAACCTGGCGGTGAGCTGGCGAGGCGACAGCACCAACACAGACCTTAGAATTGACTACAAATACAACACAGAGGCCATGGCGGCCCCCGTGCCACTACACAACATCCAGTTCCTGGTTCCTGTGGATGGAGGCATGGCCAAACTCCAGGCCATGATCCCCCCCGCTACCTG GAATCCAGAGCAGCAGACAATACAGTGGAAAATCCCCAGTCTCTCTCATAGATCTGAAAATGGAG GAGTAGGGGCTCTTCTGGGCCGGTTCCAGATGACAGAAGGTCCCTGTAAACCCTCACAGCTGGCAGTCCAGTTCAGCAGTGAGGGATGCACTCTGTCGGGGTGCGACATCCAGCTGGTTGGGACAGGCTACCGGTTATCGCTGATCAAGAAGAGATTTGCTGCAG GGAAATATTTGGCGGATAATTAG
- the sgip1b gene encoding SH3-containing GRB2-like protein 3-interacting protein 1 isoform X1, which yields MMQGLKKRTRKALGLRKRDKDADATRSSPDKEGAGSRKKGNKKANGAPNGFYGEIDWDRYASPDVDEEGFSLRPGDEGDAASKAKQFFSSSDSEDDEDSKKKFKIRIKPLVPDSAKCVPPSMDELKASVGGLALSPSLKRSPRRSPGQIKRNLSCEEIARPRRSTPTPSPAPEMPSERLSQNVPAFFGLPSETKYARYDVVPTEVWGESRPCSESQLSRSFPTGAPPPLPPKNIPSRSHYGYSSDSAADLPNGRASRRSAPIYLNVLSPASYRGSPAPDLDDVFGPTDSTHTSEETMSPRWVIFTSNRPPPPDEPAPPPPPDSPPPDTPSSTPSTPCLSPGPPPNEPPPSPPLLSPGSPPPFTPPESPSSIVLGPPPPDEPAPPLPPDFSPSSSPPICFDHEAIDEEVLQFAEYSASPVPISPVPPLPAERRSPRPGVTSPLVLGCMGGKRTPEGAYLRDDIPDFVGSPRELTPSFRGTPPPLPPTTYRSIMSSPGPSSGSSPSSPARPTTPQSRGSLVPPPPPPRPSSRPKLPPGKPITDLTRPFSPPVSGSPPPFAPLARAESSSSISSIILQSASSTPTLGRDLNMSATEASQPLVWFDHGRFYLAFEGCSRGPSPLTMGPQDTLPVAAAFTETINAYFKGADPSKCVVKITGEMVLSFPAGITRHFASHPIQPILTFSISNYSRLEQILPNPQLLCCDSTTDSVDTKEFWVNMPNLMSHLKKVAEQKPQATYYNVDMIKYQVSAEGIQSTPLNLAVSWRGDSTNTDLRIDYKYNTEAMAAPVPLHNIQFLVPVDGGMAKLQAMIPPATWNPEQQTIQWKIPSLSHRSENGGVGALLGRFQMTEGPCKPSQLAVQFSSEGCTLSGCDIQLVGTGYRLSLIKKRFAAGKYLADN from the exons AAAAAGGCCAATGGAGCCCCAAATGGTTTCTATGGGGAGATTGACTGGGACAGATAT GCCTCCCCTGATGTGGACGAGGAGGGCTTCAGCCTCCGGCCCGGTGACGAGGGCGATG CAGCTTCCAAAGCAAAGCAGTTTTTCTCCTCCAGCGACTCCGAGGATGACGAGGACAGCAAGAAGAAATTCAAAATTAGGATCAAGCCGCTGGTGCCGGACAGTGCCAAGTGTGTCCCTCCATCTATGGATGAGCTAAAAGCCTCAGTGGGAGGCCTGgcactctctccatctctg AAGAGAAGTCCG AGACGCAGCCCG GGACAGATAAAAAGGAATTTATCCT GTGAAGAGATTGCCAGACCCAGACGCTCCACCCCCACACCAAGTCCTGCACCTGAGATGCCAAG TGAGAGGCTGTCGCAGAACGTTCCTGCCTTTTTTGGGCTGCCTTCAGAGACAAAATATGCCAGATATGATG TGGTCCCAACTGAAGTATGGGGAGAATCAAGACCATGCTCAGAATCACAGCTGAGCAGAAGTTTCCCGACAGGAG CCCCTCCTCCGCTTCCTCCAAAAAACATTCCATCAAGAAGTCATTACGGCTATTCTTCGGACTCTGCTG CTGATCTACCCAATGGAAGGGCATCTCGGAGGTCTGCCCCCATCTACCTGAACGTGCTGTCCCCCGCCTCTTACCGAGGCTCCCCGGCCCCTGACCTAGACGACGTGTTCGGCCCCACGGACAGCACCCACACCAGTGAGGAAACGATGTCTCCCAGATGGGTTATTTTCACCAGCAACAGACCGCCGCCGCCTGATGAGCCCGCACCCCCTCCCCCACCGGACTCTCCTCCTCCAGACACGCCCTCGtccaccccctccaccccctgtctctctccaggTCCGCCGCCAAATGAGCCCCCGCCTTCGCCTCCTTTGCTTTCTCCCGggtctcctcctcctttcacGCCACCAGAATCCCCCTCTTCCATCGTGCTCGGACCTCCTCCTCCAGATGAACCAGCCCCTCCCCTGCCTCCCGACTTCTCCCCCTCTAGTTCGCCTCCAATATGCTTCGACCACGAGGCGATCGATGAGGAGGTGCTGCAGTTTGCGGAGTACTCTGCGTCCCCTGTCCCCATCAGCCCTGTGCCCCCTCTGCCAGCAGAGCGGAGGTCTCCTCGGCCAGGAGTCACATCACCCCTGGTCCTGGGGTGCATGGGGGGAAAGAGGACTCCAGAGGGAGCATACCTGAGAGATGATATCCCAGATTTTGTGGGTTCACCCAGAGAGCTGACACCGAGCTTCAGGGGCAcgccacctcctcttcctccaaccACCTACAGGTCTATTATGTCTTCCCCAGGGCCCTCCTCCGGCAGCA GCCCCTCGTCCCCAGCCCGTCCCACCACGCCTCAGTCTCGAGGCAGCCTCGTccccccgcctcctcctcctcgacCGTCCTCGCGACCAAAGCTGCCCCCAGGGAAACCAATCACAGACCTG ACTCGGCCCTTCAGTCCTCCAGTTTCAGGCAGCCCCCCACCTTTCGCCCCCCTGGCCCGGGCAGAGAgctcttcctccatctcctccattATCTTACAGAGTGCATCGTCCACTCCAACCTTAGGAAGGGACCTTAACATGTCCGCCACAG AGGCCTCACAGCCTCTGGTATGGTTTGACCACGGCaggttttatttagcttttgaAG GATGCTCCAGAGGACCCAGTCCGCTCACCATGGGACCCCAGGACACTCTGCCAGTGGCAGCTGCCTTCACAGAAACCATCAATGCCTACTTCAAAGGCGCAGACCCCAGCAA ATGTGTTGTGAAGATCACAGGGGAGATGGTGCTGTCTTTCCCTGCCGGCATAACCAGGCATTTTGCCAGCCACCCAATTCAACCCATCCTCACCTTTAGCATCAGCAATTACAGCCGACTGGAGCAGATCCTTCCCAATCCACAGCTGTTGTGCTG TGATTCCACAACAGACAGTGTAGACACAAAGGAGTTCTGGGTGAATATGCCAAACTTGATGAGTCATCTGAAAAAAGTGGCTGAACAGAAGCCTCAGGCAACATACTACAACGTGGACATGATCAAATATCAG GTGTCAGCAGAGGGGATCCAGTCCACTCCTCTGAACCTGGCGGTGAGCTGGCGAGGCGACAGCACCAACACAGACCTTAGAATTGACTACAAATACAACACAGAGGCCATGGCGGCCCCCGTGCCACTACACAACATCCAGTTCCTGGTTCCTGTGGATGGAGGCATGGCCAAACTCCAGGCCATGATCCCCCCCGCTACCTG GAATCCAGAGCAGCAGACAATACAGTGGAAAATCCCCAGTCTCTCTCATAGATCTGAAAATGGAG GAGTAGGGGCTCTTCTGGGCCGGTTCCAGATGACAGAAGGTCCCTGTAAACCCTCACAGCTGGCAGTCCAGTTCAGCAGTGAGGGATGCACTCTGTCGGGGTGCGACATCCAGCTGGTTGGGACAGGCTACCGGTTATCGCTGATCAAGAAGAGATTTGCTGCAG GGAAATATTTGGCGGATAATTAG
- the sgip1b gene encoding SH3-containing GRB2-like protein 3-interacting protein 1 isoform X3: MMQGLKKRTRKALGLRKRDKDADATRSSPDKEGAGSRKKGNKKANGAPNGFYGEIDWDRYASPDVDEEGFSLRPGDEGDAASKAKQFFSSSDSEDDEDSKKKFKIRIKPLVPDSAKCVPPSMDELKASVGGLALSPSLKRSPRRSPGQIKRNLSCEEIARPRRSTPTPSPAPEMPSERLSQNVPAFFGLPSETKYARYDVVPTEVWGESRPCSESQLSRSFPTGAPPPLPPKNIPSRSHYGYSSDSAADLPNGRASRRSAPIYLNVLSPASYRGSPAPDLDDVFGPTDSTHTSEETMSPRWVIFTSNRPPPPDEPAPPPPPDSPPPDTPSSTPSTPCLSPGPPPNEPPPSPPLLSPGSPPPFTPPESPSSIVLGPPPPDEPAPPLPPDFSPSSSPPICFDHEAIDEEVLQFAEYSASPVPISPVPPLPAERRSPRPGVTSPLVLGCMGGKRTPEGAYLRDDIPDFVGSPRELTPSFRGTPPPLPPTTYRSIMSSPGPSSGSSPSSPARPTTPQSRGSLVPPPPPPRPSSRPKLPPGKPITDLTRPFSPPVSGSPPPFAPLARAESSSSISSIILQSASSTPTLGRDLNMSATGCSRGPSPLTMGPQDTLPVAAAFTETINAYFKGADPSKCVVKITGEMVLSFPAGITRHFASHPIQPILTFSISNYSRLEQILPNPQLLCCDSTTDSVDTKEFWVNMPNLMSHLKKVAEQKPQATYYNVDMIKYQVSAEGIQSTPLNLAVSWRGDSTNTDLRIDYKYNTEAMAAPVPLHNIQFLVPVDGGMAKLQAMIPPATWNPEQQTIQWKIPSLSHRSENGGVGALLGRFQMTEGPCKPSQLAVQFSSEGCTLSGCDIQLVGTGYRLSLIKKRFAAGKYLADN; this comes from the exons AAAAAGGCCAATGGAGCCCCAAATGGTTTCTATGGGGAGATTGACTGGGACAGATAT GCCTCCCCTGATGTGGACGAGGAGGGCTTCAGCCTCCGGCCCGGTGACGAGGGCGATG CAGCTTCCAAAGCAAAGCAGTTTTTCTCCTCCAGCGACTCCGAGGATGACGAGGACAGCAAGAAGAAATTCAAAATTAGGATCAAGCCGCTGGTGCCGGACAGTGCCAAGTGTGTCCCTCCATCTATGGATGAGCTAAAAGCCTCAGTGGGAGGCCTGgcactctctccatctctg AAGAGAAGTCCG AGACGCAGCCCG GGACAGATAAAAAGGAATTTATCCT GTGAAGAGATTGCCAGACCCAGACGCTCCACCCCCACACCAAGTCCTGCACCTGAGATGCCAAG TGAGAGGCTGTCGCAGAACGTTCCTGCCTTTTTTGGGCTGCCTTCAGAGACAAAATATGCCAGATATGATG TGGTCCCAACTGAAGTATGGGGAGAATCAAGACCATGCTCAGAATCACAGCTGAGCAGAAGTTTCCCGACAGGAG CCCCTCCTCCGCTTCCTCCAAAAAACATTCCATCAAGAAGTCATTACGGCTATTCTTCGGACTCTGCTG CTGATCTACCCAATGGAAGGGCATCTCGGAGGTCTGCCCCCATCTACCTGAACGTGCTGTCCCCCGCCTCTTACCGAGGCTCCCCGGCCCCTGACCTAGACGACGTGTTCGGCCCCACGGACAGCACCCACACCAGTGAGGAAACGATGTCTCCCAGATGGGTTATTTTCACCAGCAACAGACCGCCGCCGCCTGATGAGCCCGCACCCCCTCCCCCACCGGACTCTCCTCCTCCAGACACGCCCTCGtccaccccctccaccccctgtctctctccaggTCCGCCGCCAAATGAGCCCCCGCCTTCGCCTCCTTTGCTTTCTCCCGggtctcctcctcctttcacGCCACCAGAATCCCCCTCTTCCATCGTGCTCGGACCTCCTCCTCCAGATGAACCAGCCCCTCCCCTGCCTCCCGACTTCTCCCCCTCTAGTTCGCCTCCAATATGCTTCGACCACGAGGCGATCGATGAGGAGGTGCTGCAGTTTGCGGAGTACTCTGCGTCCCCTGTCCCCATCAGCCCTGTGCCCCCTCTGCCAGCAGAGCGGAGGTCTCCTCGGCCAGGAGTCACATCACCCCTGGTCCTGGGGTGCATGGGGGGAAAGAGGACTCCAGAGGGAGCATACCTGAGAGATGATATCCCAGATTTTGTGGGTTCACCCAGAGAGCTGACACCGAGCTTCAGGGGCAcgccacctcctcttcctccaaccACCTACAGGTCTATTATGTCTTCCCCAGGGCCCTCCTCCGGCAGCA GCCCCTCGTCCCCAGCCCGTCCCACCACGCCTCAGTCTCGAGGCAGCCTCGTccccccgcctcctcctcctcgacCGTCCTCGCGACCAAAGCTGCCCCCAGGGAAACCAATCACAGACCTG ACTCGGCCCTTCAGTCCTCCAGTTTCAGGCAGCCCCCCACCTTTCGCCCCCCTGGCCCGGGCAGAGAgctcttcctccatctcctccattATCTTACAGAGTGCATCGTCCACTCCAACCTTAGGAAGGGACCTTAACATGTCCGCCACAG GATGCTCCAGAGGACCCAGTCCGCTCACCATGGGACCCCAGGACACTCTGCCAGTGGCAGCTGCCTTCACAGAAACCATCAATGCCTACTTCAAAGGCGCAGACCCCAGCAA ATGTGTTGTGAAGATCACAGGGGAGATGGTGCTGTCTTTCCCTGCCGGCATAACCAGGCATTTTGCCAGCCACCCAATTCAACCCATCCTCACCTTTAGCATCAGCAATTACAGCCGACTGGAGCAGATCCTTCCCAATCCACAGCTGTTGTGCTG TGATTCCACAACAGACAGTGTAGACACAAAGGAGTTCTGGGTGAATATGCCAAACTTGATGAGTCATCTGAAAAAAGTGGCTGAACAGAAGCCTCAGGCAACATACTACAACGTGGACATGATCAAATATCAG GTGTCAGCAGAGGGGATCCAGTCCACTCCTCTGAACCTGGCGGTGAGCTGGCGAGGCGACAGCACCAACACAGACCTTAGAATTGACTACAAATACAACACAGAGGCCATGGCGGCCCCCGTGCCACTACACAACATCCAGTTCCTGGTTCCTGTGGATGGAGGCATGGCCAAACTCCAGGCCATGATCCCCCCCGCTACCTG GAATCCAGAGCAGCAGACAATACAGTGGAAAATCCCCAGTCTCTCTCATAGATCTGAAAATGGAG GAGTAGGGGCTCTTCTGGGCCGGTTCCAGATGACAGAAGGTCCCTGTAAACCCTCACAGCTGGCAGTCCAGTTCAGCAGTGAGGGATGCACTCTGTCGGGGTGCGACATCCAGCTGGTTGGGACAGGCTACCGGTTATCGCTGATCAAGAAGAGATTTGCTGCAG GGAAATATTTGGCGGATAATTAG
- the sgip1b gene encoding SH3-containing GRB2-like protein 3-interacting protein 1 isoform X2, whose amino-acid sequence MMQGLKKRTRKALGLRKRDKDADATSSPDKEGAGSRKKGNKKANGAPNGFYGEIDWDRYASPDVDEEGFSLRPGDEGDAASKAKQFFSSSDSEDDEDSKKKFKIRIKPLVPDSAKCVPPSMDELKASVGGLALSPSLKRSPRRSPGQIKRNLSCEEIARPRRSTPTPSPAPEMPSERLSQNVPAFFGLPSETKYARYDVVPTEVWGESRPCSESQLSRSFPTGAPPPLPPKNIPSRSHYGYSSDSAADLPNGRASRRSAPIYLNVLSPASYRGSPAPDLDDVFGPTDSTHTSEETMSPRWVIFTSNRPPPPDEPAPPPPPDSPPPDTPSSTPSTPCLSPGPPPNEPPPSPPLLSPGSPPPFTPPESPSSIVLGPPPPDEPAPPLPPDFSPSSSPPICFDHEAIDEEVLQFAEYSASPVPISPVPPLPAERRSPRPGVTSPLVLGCMGGKRTPEGAYLRDDIPDFVGSPRELTPSFRGTPPPLPPTTYRSIMSSPGPSSGSSPSSPARPTTPQSRGSLVPPPPPPRPSSRPKLPPGKPITDLTRPFSPPVSGSPPPFAPLARAESSSSISSIILQSASSTPTLGRDLNMSATEASQPLVWFDHGRFYLAFEGCSRGPSPLTMGPQDTLPVAAAFTETINAYFKGADPSKCVVKITGEMVLSFPAGITRHFASHPIQPILTFSISNYSRLEQILPNPQLLCCDSTTDSVDTKEFWVNMPNLMSHLKKVAEQKPQATYYNVDMIKYQVSAEGIQSTPLNLAVSWRGDSTNTDLRIDYKYNTEAMAAPVPLHNIQFLVPVDGGMAKLQAMIPPATWNPEQQTIQWKIPSLSHRSENGGVGALLGRFQMTEGPCKPSQLAVQFSSEGCTLSGCDIQLVGTGYRLSLIKKRFAAGKYLADN is encoded by the exons AAAAAGGCCAATGGAGCCCCAAATGGTTTCTATGGGGAGATTGACTGGGACAGATAT GCCTCCCCTGATGTGGACGAGGAGGGCTTCAGCCTCCGGCCCGGTGACGAGGGCGATG CAGCTTCCAAAGCAAAGCAGTTTTTCTCCTCCAGCGACTCCGAGGATGACGAGGACAGCAAGAAGAAATTCAAAATTAGGATCAAGCCGCTGGTGCCGGACAGTGCCAAGTGTGTCCCTCCATCTATGGATGAGCTAAAAGCCTCAGTGGGAGGCCTGgcactctctccatctctg AAGAGAAGTCCG AGACGCAGCCCG GGACAGATAAAAAGGAATTTATCCT GTGAAGAGATTGCCAGACCCAGACGCTCCACCCCCACACCAAGTCCTGCACCTGAGATGCCAAG TGAGAGGCTGTCGCAGAACGTTCCTGCCTTTTTTGGGCTGCCTTCAGAGACAAAATATGCCAGATATGATG TGGTCCCAACTGAAGTATGGGGAGAATCAAGACCATGCTCAGAATCACAGCTGAGCAGAAGTTTCCCGACAGGAG CCCCTCCTCCGCTTCCTCCAAAAAACATTCCATCAAGAAGTCATTACGGCTATTCTTCGGACTCTGCTG CTGATCTACCCAATGGAAGGGCATCTCGGAGGTCTGCCCCCATCTACCTGAACGTGCTGTCCCCCGCCTCTTACCGAGGCTCCCCGGCCCCTGACCTAGACGACGTGTTCGGCCCCACGGACAGCACCCACACCAGTGAGGAAACGATGTCTCCCAGATGGGTTATTTTCACCAGCAACAGACCGCCGCCGCCTGATGAGCCCGCACCCCCTCCCCCACCGGACTCTCCTCCTCCAGACACGCCCTCGtccaccccctccaccccctgtctctctccaggTCCGCCGCCAAATGAGCCCCCGCCTTCGCCTCCTTTGCTTTCTCCCGggtctcctcctcctttcacGCCACCAGAATCCCCCTCTTCCATCGTGCTCGGACCTCCTCCTCCAGATGAACCAGCCCCTCCCCTGCCTCCCGACTTCTCCCCCTCTAGTTCGCCTCCAATATGCTTCGACCACGAGGCGATCGATGAGGAGGTGCTGCAGTTTGCGGAGTACTCTGCGTCCCCTGTCCCCATCAGCCCTGTGCCCCCTCTGCCAGCAGAGCGGAGGTCTCCTCGGCCAGGAGTCACATCACCCCTGGTCCTGGGGTGCATGGGGGGAAAGAGGACTCCAGAGGGAGCATACCTGAGAGATGATATCCCAGATTTTGTGGGTTCACCCAGAGAGCTGACACCGAGCTTCAGGGGCAcgccacctcctcttcctccaaccACCTACAGGTCTATTATGTCTTCCCCAGGGCCCTCCTCCGGCAGCA GCCCCTCGTCCCCAGCCCGTCCCACCACGCCTCAGTCTCGAGGCAGCCTCGTccccccgcctcctcctcctcgacCGTCCTCGCGACCAAAGCTGCCCCCAGGGAAACCAATCACAGACCTG ACTCGGCCCTTCAGTCCTCCAGTTTCAGGCAGCCCCCCACCTTTCGCCCCCCTGGCCCGGGCAGAGAgctcttcctccatctcctccattATCTTACAGAGTGCATCGTCCACTCCAACCTTAGGAAGGGACCTTAACATGTCCGCCACAG AGGCCTCACAGCCTCTGGTATGGTTTGACCACGGCaggttttatttagcttttgaAG GATGCTCCAGAGGACCCAGTCCGCTCACCATGGGACCCCAGGACACTCTGCCAGTGGCAGCTGCCTTCACAGAAACCATCAATGCCTACTTCAAAGGCGCAGACCCCAGCAA ATGTGTTGTGAAGATCACAGGGGAGATGGTGCTGTCTTTCCCTGCCGGCATAACCAGGCATTTTGCCAGCCACCCAATTCAACCCATCCTCACCTTTAGCATCAGCAATTACAGCCGACTGGAGCAGATCCTTCCCAATCCACAGCTGTTGTGCTG TGATTCCACAACAGACAGTGTAGACACAAAGGAGTTCTGGGTGAATATGCCAAACTTGATGAGTCATCTGAAAAAAGTGGCTGAACAGAAGCCTCAGGCAACATACTACAACGTGGACATGATCAAATATCAG GTGTCAGCAGAGGGGATCCAGTCCACTCCTCTGAACCTGGCGGTGAGCTGGCGAGGCGACAGCACCAACACAGACCTTAGAATTGACTACAAATACAACACAGAGGCCATGGCGGCCCCCGTGCCACTACACAACATCCAGTTCCTGGTTCCTGTGGATGGAGGCATGGCCAAACTCCAGGCCATGATCCCCCCCGCTACCTG GAATCCAGAGCAGCAGACAATACAGTGGAAAATCCCCAGTCTCTCTCATAGATCTGAAAATGGAG GAGTAGGGGCTCTTCTGGGCCGGTTCCAGATGACAGAAGGTCCCTGTAAACCCTCACAGCTGGCAGTCCAGTTCAGCAGTGAGGGATGCACTCTGTCGGGGTGCGACATCCAGCTGGTTGGGACAGGCTACCGGTTATCGCTGATCAAGAAGAGATTTGCTGCAG GGAAATATTTGGCGGATAATTAG